In Rhizobium sp. WSM4643, the following are encoded in one genomic region:
- a CDS encoding phosphatase PAP2 family protein: MTVFSKNRWPDLAIRLPKTTFGAFMLLFWTWWALLVVFRAFPGIDIYFSQLFFVGADCDATAATGSICGGFPYRDVATFDLLRTVFFRLPYVVAIVMLWKLVECYQQHGATFNAERAQKLKVALGTLLIGPVLLVNVILKEHWGRPRPIQTDIFGGALHFVEAGSLAGKCVSNCSFISGEAASAGWLICLLLFVPKRLRYALAAPVAAISILTPAMRLSFGAHYLSDVVLGWLSSLVVFAALLALTESQQHQKNSEI; this comes from the coding sequence TTGACAGTTTTTTCGAAAAATCGATGGCCGGACCTGGCAATCCGCCTGCCGAAAACGACTTTCGGTGCCTTCATGCTGCTGTTTTGGACGTGGTGGGCGCTGCTTGTGGTGTTCCGCGCCTTCCCCGGAATAGACATCTATTTTTCCCAGCTTTTTTTCGTGGGTGCAGATTGCGACGCGACGGCCGCCACTGGGAGCATCTGCGGCGGCTTTCCCTATCGCGACGTCGCGACCTTCGACCTGCTGCGTACCGTCTTCTTCCGGCTGCCCTATGTGGTGGCGATCGTGATGCTGTGGAAACTCGTCGAATGCTACCAGCAGCACGGTGCGACCTTCAACGCCGAGCGGGCGCAAAAGCTCAAAGTCGCGCTCGGAACGCTGCTGATCGGGCCGGTGCTGCTCGTCAATGTCATCCTGAAGGAACATTGGGGCCGGCCGCGGCCGATACAGACGGACATATTCGGTGGTGCGCTGCATTTCGTCGAGGCCGGTTCGCTTGCCGGCAAATGCGTTTCGAACTGTTCGTTCATCTCGGGCGAGGCAGCAAGCGCCGGCTGGCTCATCTGCCTTCTGCTCTTCGTTCCGAAACGGCTGCGTTATGCGCTGGCGGCGCCTGTGGCGGCGATCTCGATCCTCACCCCGGCGATGCGGCTATCCTTCGGCGCGCACTACCTTTCCGACGTCGTTCTTGGATGGCTTTCGTCGCTTGTCGTCTTCGCCGCGTTGCTGGCGTTAACTGAGTCGCAACAGCATCAAAAAAATTCTGAAATTTGA
- a CDS encoding LPS-assembly protein LptD, translating to MAAGDRKYFSKQLVALLVGAALCSYFGSAPASFGQASAPEQNIEKKIPEGAKLLLSANELVYNRDADLVSAVGGVQINYAGYKMVAQKVEYNQKTGRMMAIGNIELVSPDGNRIYADNLDVTDNFADGFINSLRIETADNTRIAAETGERVGGTKMILNKGVYTACLPCAEDPKRAPFWQVKAQRVIQNGETHTIRLERARFELLGHPIAFLPFIEVPDNTVKRKSGFLFPTMSLSQNLGFGLSVPYYYVISPSMDATVTATGYTAQGFLIEGEFRQRFENGTHILRVAGIDQAKPGNFSSGTSDAEAGQRGMVASKAEFRINPRWTFGWDVMMQSDNNFSKTYKLRGLASTDRTNQIYLTGLGKRNYFDMRAFYFDVQDADRTNTAEKQQAIVYPSLDYHYVAPQPLAGGELSADVNLTNISRTHDDFYTVDGFDRFRGLKGQTSRLTAELQWKRTYVTPTGLVITPLLAARGDAFALNMDDPTGYAGNYDDGNSATRSMFTAGLEMRYPILMTTDNSTHILEPIAQIYARPDEQLAGRLPNEDAQSFVFDATSLFDRDKFSGYDRVEGGTRANLGIQYTGSFDSGYKLHGIFGQSYQIAGQNSFATDDLVNVGADSGLETDRSDYVGLGGVETPYGVSVAASYRLDEKDFEFRRGDLTTAYQNDTFATQLTYTHLSAQPAYGFAEDNDEIQTNSRVKFKDYWSIFGGIAWDLNNDVISRRTIGLSYDDECTIFTIAYTDSRDSEDESGSDWTIGARLTFRTLGDIKIGSDTLE from the coding sequence GTGGCGGCAGGCGACCGCAAGTATTTTAGTAAACAGTTGGTTGCCCTGCTTGTCGGCGCGGCTTTATGTTCCTATTTCGGCAGCGCCCCGGCCTCTTTCGGCCAGGCCAGCGCGCCCGAACAAAATATAGAGAAGAAGATTCCCGAAGGGGCCAAGCTTCTGCTTTCGGCCAATGAACTGGTCTATAACCGTGACGCCGATCTGGTGTCGGCGGTCGGTGGCGTTCAGATCAATTATGCCGGCTACAAGATGGTCGCGCAGAAGGTCGAGTACAATCAGAAGACCGGCCGGATGATGGCGATCGGCAATATCGAGCTGGTCAGCCCCGACGGCAACCGTATCTATGCTGACAACCTTGACGTGACGGACAATTTCGCCGACGGGTTCATAAACTCGCTGCGGATCGAAACCGCCGACAATACGCGTATTGCCGCCGAAACCGGCGAGCGCGTCGGCGGCACCAAGATGATTCTCAACAAGGGCGTCTACACGGCCTGCCTTCCCTGCGCCGAAGATCCGAAGCGCGCCCCTTTCTGGCAGGTCAAGGCCCAGCGGGTGATCCAGAATGGCGAGACGCATACGATCCGTCTGGAGAGAGCGCGCTTCGAGTTGCTCGGCCATCCGATCGCCTTCCTGCCGTTCATCGAAGTTCCCGACAATACGGTGAAACGCAAGTCCGGCTTTCTGTTTCCGACGATGAGCCTGTCGCAGAATCTCGGCTTCGGTCTTTCCGTTCCCTATTACTATGTGATCTCGCCGAGCATGGATGCGACGGTCACCGCCACGGGCTACACCGCCCAGGGCTTCCTCATCGAGGGCGAATTTCGCCAACGCTTCGAAAATGGCACGCATATTCTGCGCGTCGCCGGCATCGACCAGGCAAAGCCGGGCAACTTCAGCTCCGGCACCAGCGACGCCGAAGCCGGCCAGCGTGGCATGGTGGCATCGAAGGCCGAATTCCGCATCAATCCGCGCTGGACGTTCGGCTGGGACGTCATGATGCAGAGCGACAACAATTTCTCGAAAACATATAAGCTGCGGGGCCTGGCCAGTACGGATCGGACCAATCAGATCTATTTGACGGGACTTGGGAAACGTAATTATTTCGACATGCGGGCGTTCTATTTCGACGTCCAGGATGCCGACCGGACGAACACAGCCGAAAAACAGCAGGCGATCGTCTATCCGTCGCTTGACTATCATTACGTGGCGCCGCAACCGCTTGCAGGCGGCGAGCTTTCGGCTGATGTCAACCTGACGAATATTTCGCGCACCCATGACGACTTCTATACCGTCGACGGCTTCGACCGCTTCCGCGGCCTGAAGGGACAAACCTCGCGGCTGACTGCCGAGCTGCAGTGGAAGCGCACTTATGTCACGCCGACCGGCCTGGTGATCACGCCACTGCTGGCCGCGCGCGGCGATGCCTTCGCGCTGAACATGGACGACCCCACAGGTTACGCCGGCAACTACGACGACGGCAATTCAGCCACCCGCTCGATGTTCACCGCCGGGCTGGAGATGCGTTATCCGATCCTGATGACGACGGACAATAGCACCCATATCCTCGAGCCGATCGCACAGATCTATGCCCGCCCCGACGAGCAGTTGGCAGGCCGCCTGCCGAATGAGGACGCGCAGAGCTTCGTCTTCGACGCCACCTCGCTGTTCGACCGCGACAAGTTCTCGGGCTACGACCGCGTCGAAGGGGGGACCCGCGCCAATCTCGGCATCCAGTACACCGGTTCATTCGACAGCGGCTACAAGCTGCATGGCATCTTCGGCCAATCCTATCAGATCGCCGGCCAGAACTCGTTTGCGACCGATGACCTCGTCAATGTCGGTGCGGATTCAGGCCTTGAAACCGACCGCTCCGATTATGTCGGCCTTGGCGGCGTCGAGACACCGTACGGCGTTTCCGTCGCAGCCTCCTACCGGCTCGACGAAAAAGATTTCGAATTTCGCCGCGGCGATCTGACGACGGCCTACCAGAACGACACCTTCGCGACGCAACTGACCTACACCCATCTCAGCGCCCAGCCGGCATATGGCTTTGCCGAGGACAATGACGAGATCCAGACCAACAGCCGCGTCAAATTCAAGGATTACTGGTCGATCTTCGGCGGCATTGCCTGGGATCTGAACAACGATGTGATCAGCCGGCGGACGATCGGCCTCTCTTATGACGACGAGTGCACGATCTTCACGATCGCCTATACGGACAGCAGAGATTCCGAAGACGAGTCGGGAAGCGACTGGACGATCGGCGCACGGCTGACCTTCCGCACGCTCGGCGACATCAAGATCGGTTCCGACACCCTCGAATGA
- the lptF gene encoding LPS export ABC transporter permease LptF yields MKLLETYILRRVGQMFLVALLPVLAIIWTTQVLQRINLVTDSGQSIGSFAKLATMILPSIIPVVLPFALVIAITQTLTTMNNDSELTVIDAAGARRSVLIRPILLLAAVISALSFFVDNVVEPRAKTVVRQMIAETYADLLSSVIEEKTFRKLDEGLYVQISKRMAGRMLKGLFVADERDPAYELIYYAKEGAVDDTGTTLIMHEGEVHRKTPDGNVSVINFDSYSFDLSDMTENRGQATLRASDRDLWFLFNPDPADKDYTIRPQSYRAELHRRLTDWILPVVFALFSLAIAGDARSHREARLHPMVSALAYAFAMRWAAFYAANQIDTDPEYIAVLYAIPIVSSVVSIAFLGLHKRLVMPSFIRDRISSFWRGMQERLLAVTGRTGGGAAQ; encoded by the coding sequence ATGAAACTACTCGAGACATACATATTGCGGCGCGTCGGCCAGATGTTTCTCGTGGCGCTCCTGCCCGTTCTGGCGATCATTTGGACGACACAGGTTCTGCAGCGCATCAATCTGGTCACCGACAGCGGCCAGTCGATCGGCTCGTTCGCCAAGCTGGCAACGATGATCCTGCCGTCGATCATCCCCGTCGTGCTGCCCTTCGCCCTCGTTATCGCGATCACCCAGACACTGACGACGATGAACAACGATTCCGAGCTCACCGTCATCGACGCGGCCGGGGCGCGGCGCAGCGTGCTGATCCGACCGATCCTGCTGCTTGCCGCCGTCATCAGCGCCCTTTCCTTCTTCGTCGACAACGTCGTCGAGCCGCGCGCAAAGACCGTCGTCCGCCAGATGATCGCCGAGACCTATGCTGACCTTCTCTCTTCGGTGATCGAGGAAAAGACCTTCCGCAAGCTTGATGAAGGCCTTTACGTGCAGATCTCGAAGCGGATGGCCGGCCGCATGCTGAAGGGCCTTTTTGTCGCCGACGAGCGCGACCCGGCCTACGAACTGATCTATTATGCGAAGGAAGGCGCCGTCGACGATACCGGCACGACGCTGATCATGCATGAGGGCGAAGTCCACCGCAAAACGCCCGATGGCAACGTCTCGGTCATCAATTTCGATTCCTATTCCTTCGACCTTTCGGACATGACGGAGAATCGCGGTCAGGCGACGCTGCGTGCCAGTGACCGCGACCTGTGGTTCCTGTTCAATCCAGATCCGGCCGACAAGGACTATACGATCCGGCCGCAGAGCTACCGCGCCGAACTGCACCGGCGGCTGACGGACTGGATCCTGCCCGTCGTCTTTGCGCTGTTTTCACTGGCGATCGCCGGCGATGCGCGCTCACACCGCGAAGCGCGGCTGCATCCGATGGTGAGCGCGCTTGCCTATGCCTTCGCGATGCGGTGGGCGGCCTTCTACGCGGCCAATCAGATCGACACCGACCCTGAATATATCGCCGTCCTCTACGCCATTCCGATCGTCAGCAGCGTCGTCTCGATCGCCTTCCTCGGCCTGCATAAGCGACTGGTCATGCCTTCGTTCATTCGGGACCGGATTTCGTCCTTCTGGAGAGGGATGCAGGAAAGGCTGCTTGCCGTGACCGGCAGGACCGGCGGGGGCGCTGCCCAATGA
- the lptG gene encoding LPS export ABC transporter permease LptG has translation MMFGTLSRYFFRRYLVTTGWFLIGVSAISFLLDFSETAGRMSGLPGYTIGGGVLMTAVRLPLILQQTVPFIALFVGMTVLIGLNRKYELVVTRAAGISVWQFMFPFIAGSLALGLLTMAALNPLAAWGQRQALLVESDWRGENAVLRKAPQIPWLRQISGRDDVIIGAHTVQENGTKLIDAVLIHFDSSGQVILRQDAATAKLEDGYWQLNNVVERKPGEIPVRTASVQLRTNLKQDFVQERLTAPETIGFFDLSNRIAAAKSFGISTKALETQFNSLLSQPLLLVAMTFIAATVSLKFSRFNQSRSVILGGILSGFMLYVITVLVKAFGSSGVVPPFVATWIPVVVALALGATILLHQEDG, from the coding sequence ATGATGTTCGGGACATTGTCGCGTTATTTCTTTCGCCGCTACCTGGTGACGACGGGCTGGTTCCTGATCGGCGTCTCGGCGATTTCCTTCCTCCTCGATTTCAGTGAGACGGCGGGCCGCATGTCCGGCCTTCCCGGCTACACGATCGGCGGCGGCGTCCTGATGACTGCGGTGCGCCTGCCGCTCATCCTGCAGCAGACAGTGCCGTTCATCGCTCTCTTCGTCGGCATGACGGTGCTGATCGGGCTCAACCGCAAATATGAACTCGTCGTCACGCGCGCAGCCGGCATTTCGGTCTGGCAGTTCATGTTCCCCTTCATCGCCGGCTCGCTGGCGCTCGGCCTGTTGACGATGGCGGCGTTGAACCCGCTTGCCGCCTGGGGACAGCGCCAGGCGCTGCTGGTCGAATCCGACTGGCGCGGCGAGAACGCGGTTTTGCGCAAGGCGCCGCAGATTCCGTGGCTGCGCCAGATCAGCGGCCGCGACGATGTCATCATCGGCGCGCATACGGTCCAGGAGAACGGAACCAAGCTGATCGACGCCGTGCTGATCCATTTCGATTCAAGTGGTCAGGTCATTCTGAGACAGGACGCCGCGACGGCAAAATTGGAAGATGGTTACTGGCAACTTAACAATGTTGTCGAGCGCAAGCCTGGCGAAATCCCCGTGCGCACAGCTTCGGTTCAACTTCGCACCAATCTGAAACAAGACTTCGTCCAGGAGCGGCTGACAGCGCCGGAAACAATTGGTTTCTTTGACCTTTCCAATCGGATCGCGGCGGCCAAATCCTTCGGCATCTCGACCAAGGCATTGGAGACTCAATTCAACTCCTTGTTGTCCCAGCCATTGCTGCTGGTAGCCATGACTTTCATTGCTGCAACAGTGTCCCTAAAATTTAGCCGGTTCAACCAATCCCGCTCCGTGATTCTGGGTGGCATCCTTTCGGGCTTCATGCTTTATGTCATCACCGTGCTTGTAAAGGCATTCGGAAGCAGTGGAGTCGTGCCCCCCTTCGTGGCGACGTGGATACCGGTGGTCGTCGCGCTGGCCTTGGGTGCGACTATTCTGCTTCATCAGGAGGACGGCTAG